Genomic DNA from Rhodoferax mekongensis:
GCTCGAAGCCTTCAAGGTACCGCGCCAACTTTGGGTGCACGCTGATTGGGCATTTACGGCCAGCGGCAAGACGGACCACCCGGCCCTGAGCCGCAACTTGCCCTCTCCCCTGCACGAGGCCGCGCCATGCCTGACACCGCTGCGTTGATCGCTGCGTGGGCCCGCAGCGCGGTCGCGCCGCACGGAGGCGCGTTCCGTCATTTGCATGCTCATGAGATCGGTGCCCCAGTGCTGCAAGCACTGCTAGAGCGTGCCGGCATACCGGCCAGCGCGGTGGATGCCGTGGTCATGGGCAATGCGCTGGGCGCAGGCGGCAACCCGGCACGCATGGTGGCACTGGCTGCCGGGCTACCGGACCGCTGCGCTGCGTTTTCTGTTGACACCCAATGCTGCGCCGGACTGGATGCAGTAGCTATTGCCGCCGGGCTGCTCGCCAGCGGCCAGGCCGACGTCGTGGTGGCTGGGGGTGTCGAAGCCTGGAGCCGCGCGCCCATACGGCAGCACCGCCCCTTGGTGGCCGGCGATCCCACATCACCCTACGAGCGTCCCGCTTTTGCCCCTGAACCGGCGCGCGACCCCGACTTGCTGCAAGCGGCTGCGGACTTTGCAGCGACCCACCACATCAGCCGGGCCCAGCAAGACGCCTACGCCCTGCACAGCCACGAGCGGGCTTTGGCGCACCGCGAGCTGCAGGCAACTGAAATCGTGCCCGTGGCGGGCCTGCATTGGGATGCCTACCCGCGCGCCATGCGTCCTGCTGCGGTTGCCCGGCTGCCGGTGCAAGCGGTGGGCGCTCAGACAGATGCAGGCATAGCCCCCTTGGACTGCGCCGTCAGCACCCTGGCCATTTCCACCCGCGCCGATGGTGCGGCCATGGTGCTGCTGATGACGGAAGCCGCAGCCTGCAAACATGGCGTACGGCCTGCTGCCCAATGGCGCGCCAGCGCGTCGGTAGGCCTGGACCCCGCCATGCCGCTCTTGGCGGCCGAAGCGGCCACGCGGGCGGTGTTGCAACGTGCGAACCTGCAAAACGCCAGTGACTGTGAGGTCATCGAGCTGCACGATGCCTTTGCCGTGCAAGGACTCTCGTATTGCGCGGCCTTGGGTCTGAGCCCGGACTCCATCAACCGGCTGGGCGGAGGCATCGCGCGGGGCCACCCCATCGGCGCTTCAGGCGCCATTGCCTTGGTGCGGGTGTTGGCGGATTTGCAGCGCCTGGGCCGCCCGTGTGCGTTGGGCTTGGCGGCGGTGGCCGGCGCAGGCGGCATTGGCGCTGCGACGGTAGTGGAGTGGCTAGGCGAAACGGCTTAGCCGACCACTTTGAAAAAGCTGTCCACGTCGATGCGGCTGGTGCGCGTGCGGTTGACCGGAGCCGCTTCATCAGCGTACCCCAGGGCCACGCCACACACGACATGGCTCTCCGGCCCCAGCCCCAGATGCTCGCGCACCAGACCGGGGTACGACGCCAGCGCGCCAATGGCACAGCTGGCCAACCCGCGGGACTGCGCCGCCAACAACAGGCCGTACAGCGCCATGCCCAAATCCATGAAGCTGCCGCTGCCCAAACCCCGCTCGATGGTCACGACCAGCGCCACCGGTGCATCAAAGAAACGGAAGTTGCGCTCAAACTGCTGGTCGCGCCCGGCGCGGTCCTCACGGGCAATGCCTATGCTGTCGTAAAGGGCTCGGGCCGCGGCCACTTGCCGGCGGCGCAAATGGCCGGGCATGGGGTCGGGGAAGTAGCTGTAGTCCTCGGCCTCGGCGCTGCCTTCGCGGTAAGCACCAGACATGGCCTGCGACAGGGCCTCGCGCACCGCGCCACGCACCTGAATGAAACTGCCCGGCTGCAGGTTGGCACCACTGGGCGCCAAACGCGCATTGACGAGCAACTCATGCAACAGGGAATCAGGCACCGGCTGGTCGGTAAAGCCGCGCACCGAAGTGCGGGCGCGCGCCAAAGCGGTGAAGGCGTCGAGGTCCGACATGCCGCTCAGTAGCCCCGCCCAGCATCCACCAACCCTGCCACCGACTGCCCGCTTTGCAGCGCTGCAATCTTGCGGGCGATCTGGGCAATGCTTTCCGAACGCAGGGTGCGCGCTGAGGTGTGGGGTGTGAGCGTGATTTTGGGGTGCGACCAGAAAGGGTGCCGTTTGGGCAAGGGCTCCACGCGGAATACGTCCAGCGTGGCACCTGCAAGATGGCCACTGTCGATGGCGGCGAGCAAATCAGCATCCACCACATGGGCACCACGGGCCACGTTGATCACATAACCACCGGGGCGGATGTGGGCCAGTGTGCGGGCATTGAGAATGCTGTCAGTCTCTGGCGTGAGAGGCAGCAGGCACACCACGATGCGACTGGCCGCCAGAAAGTCCTTCAGCCGCACTTCCCCATGGAAGCACTGCACACCTTCCAGATTTTTGGGTGAACGGCTCCAGCCATTCACCGGAAAATCGAACTGCGCCACGGCTTTGGCCACGCGCTCGCCCAAGACCCCCAGCCCCAGCACGCCCACAGGGTAGTCCACCCGGCTGCGCGGCTTGCGGAAAGACCACTTGCCGTTGGCCATGTCGGCCTCGTAGCCATCGAACTCACGGAAGTGGCGGATCACCGCGTGGCACACATACTCCGCCATTTGCACCGACATGCCGGCATCGTCCAAGCGGATGACGGGCACTCCGGCAGGCAGGTTCAGCTTCATCAGGGCATCCACACCGGCACCGGTGTTAAAGATGGCCTTCAGGCCCTGCTGCTCGTCCAGCATTTGCTGCGGGGGCTTCCAAACGACTGCGTAGTCCGCCGCCGGTGCGCCGGGTTGCCAGAGGGAGACCTCGGCGCCGGGAATGGCGCCTTGAAGGCCGGGGATCCAGGTAGCCTCGTCGTAATCGGCCGAATAGTAGGTAATGCGCAAAGAACTCATACCCGCATTTTCACCGCAGCGCAGGCCGCCTTCCTTCAAGCGGGGACCGCCATGCGCAGCAGTTCGCTACCCTCGGTCACCTGGTCGCCCGGCGCGAATAGCAGTTCATCCACTGTGCCGTCGGCCGGCGCGGCAATGGTGTGCTCCATCTTCATGGCCTCCATCACGGCGAGGGCCTGACCTTTTTTGACGACATCGCCCGCCTTCACTGCAAACGACACCACTTTGCCGGGCATGGGCGCGGTCAGGCGGCCGCCTTCAGCCTGTGCATCACCAGCATGGGCCAACGCATCAATCGCTATGATTTGTGTAGCGCCTCGCGCAGTGAATACGTGCGCCAGAGGCCCATTTCCATACACATGCAACAAGCTGCGCTGCTCGCCGACGCGCACATCCAAGGCTTCGCCTTGCGCCGACCATTGCAGCGGGTACGTCTGCCCGTCCACCGTCAGCTCCAGCGCGCCGCCACGCATTGTGCGCAACAGGGCGGTGTGGGGCGCGCCGGCATATTCGAGTGCAAAGCTGCGCACCTGAGCGCCGTGGGACTTCCAACCATCGCGCTGCGCCCAAGGGTCTTGCCAGCCGCGCGCATCGGCTTGTGCGGCTTGGCGTGATCCCGTCTGCAATGTGTGGGCAATCAGTGCCGCCGCGGCCAGTGGCAAGCCCACCTTATCCTGATGGAACAAGGCGCTTGCTTCGCGCGGAATCAGCGCCGTATCCAGTTGGGCGGCTGCAAACGAAGCGCTAGTGGTCACGTGGCGCAAGAACTGCACATTGGTCGCCAGGCCCACGATGTGGGTCTGCGCCAAGGCTGCGTCCAATCGGGCCAGTGCCTCCTCACGGGTGGCACCATGCACGATCAGCTTGGCCACCATGGAGTCGTAGAACGGGCTGATGGCATCGCCCTCGCGCACGCCGGAGTCCACCCGCACGCCGCGCTCTGCACGCGTGAAGCTCGCATGGGGCGGCAAACCATAGTCCTGCAATGAACCGGTGGCAGGAAGGAAGTTGTTATCGGGGTTCTCGGCGCAAATGCGGGCCTCGATGGCGTGGCCGTGGATCTGCAATTGGTCCTGGTGCAAAGGCAGCGGCTCGCCACTGGCCACACGCAACTGCCACTCCACCAGGTCGAGGCCGGTGATAGCCTCGGTGACCGGGTGCTCCACCTGCAGGCGGGTGTTCATCTCCATGAAATAGAACTTCATGGCCTCGGGGTGCTCGTAGCCGCCGGGCTGCTCCACGATGAACTCCACGGTGCCAGCGCCCACGTAGTTCACGGCACGGGCGGCTTCCACGGCGGCCTGGCCCATCTGGGCGCGCAATGCGGGCGTCATCCCTGGCGCGGGAGCCTCTTCCAACACCTTCTGGTGGCGGCGCTGCACCGAGCAATCGCGCTCGAACAGGTAGACATAGTTGCCCTGGGTGTCGCCGAACACCTGAATCTCGATATGGCGCGGTCGCTGCACGTATTTCTCAATCAGCACCGCGTCATCGCCAAAGCTGTTGATCGCCTCGCGCTTGCACGATGCCAGCGCGTCGGCAAAGTCTTCTGACTTGTCCACCGCGCGCATGCCCTTGCCACCACCACCTGCGCTGGCTTTGATGAGCACCGGGTAGCCGATGCGGTCGGCCTCGCGCTGCAACATGGCGGGGTCTTGGTCCTTGCCGTGGTAGCCGGGCACCAACGGCACACCGGCCTTTTCCATCAGCTGCTTGGACTCGGCCTTCAGGCCCATGGCCTGGATGGCGCTGGCAGGCGGCCCGATGAAGACCAGACCCGCGGCAGCGCAAGCGTTGGCGAATTCTTCGTTCTCGCTCAGAAACCCATAGCCGGGGTGAATGGCCTGCGCGCCCGTGGCCTGGGCCGCTTCGATGATGCGCTCCCAGCGCAGGTAACTGTCTTTCGGTGCGCTGCCCCCGATGTGCACCGCCTCATCACACGCCGCAACATGCTTGGCATGCGCATCCGCATCGGAATAAACCGCTACGGTTTTGATAGCTAGCCGCGCAGCGGTGGCGGCCACGCGGCAGGCAATTTCTCCACGATTGGCGATGAGAATTTTGGTGAACATGGGTTTCTTTCTTTCAATGACGCGTGTAGCCCACGCCTAAGGGTTGGTCCAGACCACCTGGTCGTCTACCGCGTAGAGACGGCAGGGGTTACCGAACTTTTCACAATTTTTGATGGCGGTTTCCATGGCGGTTCGGCCGTAACCTCGGGCAATCGCGCCCTTGTCGGAAAGGGCCACGGCTCGGGGAAATGACTTTTCCAGCCATTCGCGGTATAGCGTTTTGCCCTTTTCGCTCATGCGAGGCAGCGCA
This window encodes:
- a CDS encoding thiolase family protein, whose translation is MPDTAALIAAWARSAVAPHGGAFRHLHAHEIGAPVLQALLERAGIPASAVDAVVMGNALGAGGNPARMVALAAGLPDRCAAFSVDTQCCAGLDAVAIAAGLLASGQADVVVAGGVEAWSRAPIRQHRPLVAGDPTSPYERPAFAPEPARDPDLLQAAADFAATHHISRAQQDAYALHSHERALAHRELQATEIVPVAGLHWDAYPRAMRPAAVARLPVQAVGAQTDAGIAPLDCAVSTLAISTRADGAAMVLLMTEAAACKHGVRPAAQWRASASVGLDPAMPLLAAEAATRAVLQRANLQNASDCEVIELHDAFAVQGLSYCAALGLSPDSINRLGGGIARGHPIGASGAIALVRVLADLQRLGRPCALGLAAVAGAGGIGAATVVEWLGETA
- a CDS encoding nitroreductase, with the protein product MSDLDAFTALARARTSVRGFTDQPVPDSLLHELLVNARLAPSGANLQPGSFIQVRGAVREALSQAMSGAYREGSAEAEDYSYFPDPMPGHLRRRQVAAARALYDSIGIAREDRAGRDQQFERNFRFFDAPVALVVTIERGLGSGSFMDLGMALYGLLLAAQSRGLASCAIGALASYPGLVREHLGLGPESHVVCGVALGYADEAAPVNRTRTSRIDVDSFFKVVG
- a CDS encoding acetyl/propionyl/methylcrotonyl-CoA carboxylase subunit alpha — translated: MFTKILIANRGEIACRVAATAARLAIKTVAVYSDADAHAKHVAACDEAVHIGGSAPKDSYLRWERIIEAAQATGAQAIHPGYGFLSENEEFANACAAAGLVFIGPPASAIQAMGLKAESKQLMEKAGVPLVPGYHGKDQDPAMLQREADRIGYPVLIKASAGGGGKGMRAVDKSEDFADALASCKREAINSFGDDAVLIEKYVQRPRHIEIQVFGDTQGNYVYLFERDCSVQRRHQKVLEEAPAPGMTPALRAQMGQAAVEAARAVNYVGAGTVEFIVEQPGGYEHPEAMKFYFMEMNTRLQVEHPVTEAITGLDLVEWQLRVASGEPLPLHQDQLQIHGHAIEARICAENPDNNFLPATGSLQDYGLPPHASFTRAERGVRVDSGVREGDAISPFYDSMVAKLIVHGATREEALARLDAALAQTHIVGLATNVQFLRHVTTSASFAAAQLDTALIPREASALFHQDKVGLPLAAAALIAHTLQTGSRQAAQADARGWQDPWAQRDGWKSHGAQVRSFALEYAGAPHTALLRTMRGGALELTVDGQTYPLQWSAQGEALDVRVGEQRSLLHVYGNGPLAHVFTARGATQIIAIDALAHAGDAQAEGGRLTAPMPGKVVSFAVKAGDVVKKGQALAVMEAMKMEHTIAAPADGTVDELLFAPGDQVTEGSELLRMAVPA
- a CDS encoding 2-hydroxyacid dehydrogenase; translation: MSSLRITYYSADYDEATWIPGLQGAIPGAEVSLWQPGAPAADYAVVWKPPQQMLDEQQGLKAIFNTGAGVDALMKLNLPAGVPVIRLDDAGMSVQMAEYVCHAVIRHFREFDGYEADMANGKWSFRKPRSRVDYPVGVLGLGVLGERVAKAVAQFDFPVNGWSRSPKNLEGVQCFHGEVRLKDFLAASRIVVCLLPLTPETDSILNARTLAHIRPGGYVINVARGAHVVDADLLAAIDSGHLAGATLDVFRVEPLPKRHPFWSHPKITLTPHTSARTLRSESIAQIARKIAALQSGQSVAGLVDAGRGY